A window of Danaus plexippus chromosome 26, MEX_DaPlex, whole genome shotgun sequence genomic DNA:
AACTATATGCAATGAATaactcttaataataaaaaaaaaacatgttaacCAGCTTTTTACGCGTCGTTCAATTCAGGATTCATTTGAtatgttctttaaattaaatttcattttgtcGGGTTCATTAGAAAAAAACCTTGTTCGGTGTTTGAGTTTTTAGTGATATTTCGTAGGCCTTTCACATGTTGAAATCGAGGGACATGTGTCGAACCTTGATTCCCCGCAGGTTTGCCTACGTGCTATGATAGCTTCTTAGACAATCTTATTCTCCATTGGTCAACTAAAGGCTGTGTTGTGTCTATTGTGATATCAACTCTGAAAGTGGTATTGGGGCGTGCTTGGCTGTGTGATGCTTTCGGTTACCAACCCCACGGAGTAGATGGCATCCTGATGAATGCAGTGGCACACTAGCCCACTCCGGAGCTGAGGTATGAGTTACATTTTGGCGGGTTTTCGAGCTGCCTATTGTTTAATACTCTACGTTTCACTGTTGGTCTTTACACGAATGCCTTACGCCGTTTCCGCCAGAATACTGTTTGAGTGAGTGTACTCGGGCAAGTTTCCGAAAAAACAATAATCCAAAAagcaaaactttaaataaaataatacagccATATTAGgacgaaatttttatttaataattaacaacaattttgtgtttattactTGTCATTATATCATTAGTACACTCGTTCAGACGCGCTGCTATGGCGCAGTCGTCTTTGTCGCGAGCACTCGTCTCAATACATCGGTCAAGATTTCTTTCCAGTTTCTTCATCAACTTTTCatctttttcataaaatttcttcaCCAGTGCTATAAGGttttctgaaatattatataaaatgcatcTAGACCGTTTGCCggtataattgttaaaattgaaTGTGTGAAATGAgtacggttttttttttactttaggTGATTTGCAAATGGATAAAAActgataaatttgaaatacctTTGTGAATCTTTCCGTTTTCTATGACGCTGTTGCGTTTAAGAACGCAGGCGATCAAGCAATCTCCATGAACAGGTGACTCCTTCTTGGGAGAAAGTCTTTTTACGGGTCTCTTATCACTAGCATGAACTTCTTTCAGACATTCTGACATGTTACGTTTGAATTGATCTACATGTTTTTTAACATCTTCCGGGAAAGAGCTGTACGACCAGTCGGGACTGACATTTTTTTGCTCGATTTGTGCTTctgctaaatataaatactttattatagatGTTTCCTTTTATACAGCCTTGTTTAGCGTGCTTACCATGAGTTTGTACGGTCACAGTACAAATGAAGAGTTGCCTTTTTCTCATTCCATAATTggaattaatactttaatgtgCGActatctataaatttaaaattggcaACACTCGGCTAGTAGTGTGACGATGTAAACAAGcgcactaaataaataaaacttaacgaGTGCTATCTTAGTTCATAGATCTTTCTGTAAGTgttcgttttttaaatttccattatcaatataaaatgaaaagatttttaagaGAGGTAatctgttttttattcaataaaattatcgatTCAAGTCACACATATATgtgtaaagaaattttaagtattagaagtgataataaatatctacttacaagatttttcatttttcttcttCAAATTCATGTTTCTGGTTATAATTGTATctttatcgattttaatatcgTGAACGGTATCAACTCCCACCATGCGGTTATTTTCAACGGCCTGATCAGTTTCAACATAGACGAAAAACATGAGCGGAAACAGGAAGcgaagaaacatttttttttaaatcctattTCAGTTACAATACTAGCCGAAGTCTCGATTGCAAATCGAGTGATTTTATGGACcaatttgttttactttaattcttaattggttctaaaaaaatttattgcctAGCATAGCATTCGGTATTTTTCACCCGATAATTTacttcgatttttttttttttacttattttagattttttcagAGCGCTATATGCCTCGCCTTTTTTTTGCTtagcaaaaattttcattacaaatacGTGAAAGTCAAACCTGGACATTCAagtgtatttgtattttctagattattttttatgctgtAAGCCTAAATCGTTACGATTGAATCCGAGAtgctaaaatatgtttttaattgaagtacgagtaataaatattaataaaaattaccaaaattattgaaaaatttaacaaataaaaaacaaaaaaaaaggtttattacatttattggtATATGACAAAGTTCGAGAGGACAGCTTTTACTgttatgtacataaaacattatatatatatgtaattaattgtgcggaattatttacataatttgtttattaggaATAAGTCCGGTAACTATTTAAGTGAAGACAACTTTACTTATGgttaatacatataacaattacataacataattttaattgtcatgattacttttacaaaaaaaaaacatgcatCTTAGAATAAGGTTACATaacttatcaaatattattgtttttttaaaataaatcttttcaaatatacaaatatcttAAGAGTATCCGACTAAATGATCTAATACAGCCTATATAACAAAAtgcaaaacttatatttttatttcctttttccatttaaacataatactaTAGTACTCTAATTAGGTTGCGGACGTCAACAAATCTGAAAAgaatcattgttttattaatatcttttgaaATAGCCGttcataatcaattaaaagAGGAACTTTGTAGTCTATCAGAAGTGGAGGGTGCAGTGAAGTTACACTCACCAGGTGGAGTGACAGGGGTGGAGGGTGTGGAGGGTGCGCAAGCTGCACACAGTGGTGCCGCTCTAGCGGCGTGCAGGGCTGGCAGGGCTGCCCGAGC
This region includes:
- the LOC116774293 gene encoding uncharacterized protein LOC116774293 — translated: MFLRFLFPLMFFVYVETDQAVENNRMVGVDTVHDIKIDKDTIITRNMNLKKKNEKSSEAQIEQKNVSPDWSYSSFPEDVKKHVDQFKRNMSECLKEVHASDKRPVKRLSPKKESPVHGDCLIACVLKRNSVIENGKIHKENLIALVKKFYEKDEKLMKKLERNLDRCIETSARDKDDCAIAARLNECTNDIMTSNKHKIVVNY